A window of the Candidatus Nitrosotalea okcheonensis genome harbors these coding sequences:
- a CDS encoding ERCC4 domain-containing protein has product MKINDLRMVIDERERKSGIPDLIKNIGVKVEMMTLPVGDYIVAPETIVERKSVNDFISSVFDGRLFDQCSRLKEHFEHPAIVIEGNVDEIDKITENPLVFYGALSSVILDFKIPVIPTPNASHTAKLLISMCARQDAVKGPFLKKIRKSGDLKQQQLSILCSLPGVGEKLATRMLEKFGSTSNSLNASSVELSKINGMGESRAQKIRKILDTKNKDEKKTDQKTLHDV; this is encoded by the coding sequence ATGAAAATTAACGATCTTCGAATGGTAATTGACGAAAGGGAAAGAAAGAGCGGAATACCTGATCTAATAAAAAACATTGGTGTGAAAGTGGAGATGATGACTTTGCCTGTGGGAGACTATATTGTTGCACCTGAAACCATAGTGGAAAGAAAAAGCGTTAATGACTTTATCTCGTCAGTTTTTGACGGACGATTGTTTGATCAATGTAGTAGACTAAAAGAACACTTTGAGCATCCTGCCATTGTAATTGAGGGAAATGTTGACGAAATAGACAAAATTACAGAAAATCCACTCGTATTTTATGGTGCGCTGTCTTCTGTAATATTGGATTTTAAAATACCTGTAATACCAACTCCTAATGCATCACATACAGCTAAACTATTGATATCCATGTGTGCAAGACAGGATGCAGTAAAGGGACCATTTCTTAAAAAAATTAGAAAATCTGGTGATCTAAAACAGCAGCAACTATCAATTTTGTGTAGTCTGCCTGGTGTCGGAGAAAAACTTGCTACACGGATGCTAGAAAAATTTGGCTCTACGAGCAATTCGTTGAATGCATCATCTGTAGAACTGTCAAAAATAAATGGAATGGGAGAATCTCGAGCTCAAAAGATACGTAAAATACTTGATACCAAAAACAAGGATGAAAAAAAGACTGATCAAAAAACATTACATGATGTATGA
- a CDS encoding sulfurtransferase, whose translation MSSHQWLAEHYNDPDLVILDSRGNVPYSYAHIPNSQPLGIEKVVQTNQYGANIVIENDQAATLFGSLGIDESKTVIIYGDYLDPSAARIAWTFLYFGHEKTKILDIGMTTWQKKGLPITRDIPKPTGATFIPKINSLIRIEAEELYKKLDTVITIDTRSLQEFMAGRIPYSILFPFTDGVGDDGSLFKDKDELLRIFNEQQIPKDKELVCYCALGHRAANVFTQLRLAGYENVKLYDGSFADWVGRRLTLG comes from the coding sequence ATGTCTTCACATCAGTGGTTGGCAGAACACTACAATGATCCGGATCTCGTGATACTGGATTCTCGTGGGAATGTTCCATATTCATATGCACATATTCCAAACTCTCAGCCTTTGGGAATTGAAAAAGTTGTACAAACTAATCAGTATGGAGCAAATATTGTAATTGAAAATGATCAAGCGGCAACTCTGTTTGGTTCACTTGGGATTGATGAATCAAAAACTGTCATAATATACGGAGACTATCTGGATCCTTCTGCTGCCAGAATAGCCTGGACATTTTTATATTTTGGGCACGAAAAGACAAAAATTCTTGATATTGGAATGACAACATGGCAGAAAAAAGGTCTTCCAATTACCCGAGACATTCCAAAACCTACGGGTGCAACATTTATTCCAAAAATAAATTCTTTGATAAGAATTGAAGCAGAGGAACTTTATAAAAAACTTGATACTGTCATCACTATTGACACTAGATCTCTTCAAGAATTCATGGCAGGTAGGATACCATATTCAATACTTTTTCCTTTTACTGATGGTGTAGGAGATGATGGTTCTCTCTTTAAAGACAAAGATGAACTCTTGAGGATTTTTAACGAGCAACAAATACCTAAAGACAAAGAACTGGTATGTTATTGTGCACTTGGACATAGGGCCGCAAATGTTTTTACCCAATTACGACTAGCTGGATATGAAAACGTAAAGCTATATGATGGATCTTTTGCGGACTGGGTTGGAAGAAGACTTACTCTGGGATGA
- a CDS encoding NOB1 family endonuclease, producing MVSRILDATSFYAGVPFSSQEQGFTTPLVFEEIKHIKKSHDAVQTLIDLGRLKIIEPEEKFTSIVLEKSKQTGDLSELSKEDISVLALCVQLDGELVTDDYTVSNVARHLNFRVIPIMTKGIFKALDSVYSCPACNKNFEKMSDCPICGSKLKKKSSQSKSSSNPVRKRSII from the coding sequence TTGGTTTCTAGAATACTAGATGCCACCTCATTTTATGCAGGAGTTCCATTTTCTTCACAAGAACAAGGATTTACAACTCCTCTAGTTTTTGAAGAGATCAAACATATTAAAAAAAGTCATGATGCAGTACAAACTCTCATCGATTTAGGCAGATTAAAGATTATAGAGCCAGAAGAAAAGTTCACCAGTATTGTTTTGGAAAAGTCAAAGCAAACAGGAGATCTTTCTGAATTATCAAAAGAAGACATATCGGTACTTGCATTGTGTGTGCAGTTAGATGGCGAATTAGTGACCGATGATTATACTGTATCAAATGTTGCCAGACACTTGAATTTCAGAGTCATCCCAATAATGACCAAGGGAATATTCAAGGCGTTGGATAGTGTGTATTCTTGTCCGGCTTGTAACAAGAACTTTGAGAAAATGTCAGATTGTCCAATATGTGGAAGTAAATTAAAGAAAAAATCATCCCAGAGTAAGTCTTCTTCCAACCCAGTCCGCAAAAGATCCATCATATAG
- a CDS encoding NAD(+)/NADH kinase codes for MELHNVALVSKVGSSESEDAVKKVARKLLAKKIKVYTVSPVDVDGARKINDLEDLKTTKLDLTITLGGDGTTLRTFRYLENEVPNLAINVGGNRGILSEITLPQIDTAIEQIIADKIFFDRRTRVVASCGGQDFPPALNEIYINRQNLTKTSLFEIKFQSDTVTQKMDGVIVATPSGSTGHSYSLGGPILHESLDVLIITPVAPVNKLPSIVVPDEKIEITSNHDSNIIMDAQVIKTARFDEVITIRKYKKHAVFVRLKKQGLRQMSKLGF; via the coding sequence TTGGAACTACACAATGTTGCACTAGTAAGCAAAGTCGGTTCAAGTGAATCGGAGGATGCAGTGAAAAAAGTTGCGAGAAAGCTACTTGCAAAAAAAATCAAGGTATACACTGTTTCGCCTGTGGATGTAGATGGAGCCAGAAAAATCAATGATTTAGAAGATCTCAAGACCACAAAACTTGACTTGACAATCACCTTGGGGGGAGATGGAACAACTTTACGAACTTTCAGATATTTAGAAAACGAGGTACCAAATCTTGCAATAAATGTCGGGGGAAACAGAGGCATATTATCAGAAATAACACTTCCTCAAATCGATACCGCCATTGAACAAATTATTGCAGACAAGATTTTTTTTGACAGGCGAACACGGGTGGTTGCTTCGTGTGGAGGACAAGACTTTCCTCCAGCATTAAATGAGATTTACATCAATAGGCAAAATTTGACAAAGACATCATTGTTTGAGATCAAATTTCAAAGTGATACAGTAACACAGAAAATGGACGGAGTGATTGTTGCAACTCCAAGCGGTTCAACGGGCCATTCATACTCACTAGGAGGTCCAATTCTTCATGAAAGTTTAGACGTCCTTATCATAACACCGGTTGCACCAGTCAACAAATTACCATCAATTGTGGTTCCTGATGAAAAAATTGAGATCACAAGTAATCACGATTCAAACATAATCATGGATGCCCAAGTGATCAAAACTGCTAGATTTGACGAGGTGATAACCATTAGAAAATATAAGAAACATGCAGTATTTGTAAGACTGAAAAAACAAGGTCTAAGACAGATGAGTAAGCTTGGTTTCTAG
- a CDS encoding sulfurtransferase, with protein MNPVQQVLVDTETISKNLGNNSLKIVEVDYDPENAYRQGHLKGASLIWWKRDINDPITRDIINKSQFEDLLSRNGITTQSEVILYGDFNNWFAAFVFWIFKYYGHENVKIMNGGRKKWEIESRSYTKDEPQIQKTNYVAQPPNEGLRAYLFDVRRSLDKRDTVLVDVRSPKEFSGEITAPAEYPMEHAQRGGHIPNARNIPWASAVNDTDGTFKSVEELKKIYETKGITPDKDVICYCRIGERSSHTWFVLKYLLGYPQVRNYDGSWTEWGNMIGNPIEK; from the coding sequence ATGAATCCTGTACAACAAGTTTTAGTTGACACTGAAACCATATCAAAAAATCTGGGCAATAACTCTTTAAAAATTGTAGAAGTGGACTATGATCCTGAGAACGCATACAGACAAGGACATCTGAAAGGGGCAAGTCTTATCTGGTGGAAGCGTGACATTAACGATCCAATCACCAGAGATATAATCAACAAGTCCCAGTTTGAGGACTTGTTGTCACGAAATGGAATAACAACACAGTCTGAAGTTATCTTGTATGGTGACTTTAATAATTGGTTTGCTGCGTTTGTATTTTGGATATTCAAGTATTATGGACATGAAAATGTAAAGATAATGAATGGTGGAAGAAAAAAATGGGAAATTGAAAGCAGATCTTATACAAAGGATGAACCACAAATACAAAAAACAAACTATGTTGCACAGCCACCAAATGAAGGACTCCGTGCATATCTCTTTGATGTAAGAAGGTCACTTGACAAAAGAGATACAGTCTTAGTTGATGTACGTTCACCAAAAGAATTCTCAGGCGAAATAACTGCTCCTGCAGAATATCCAATGGAGCATGCTCAAAGAGGGGGACACATTCCAAATGCGCGCAATATTCCTTGGGCCAGTGCAGTAAATGACACTGATGGTACTTTCAAATCCGTGGAAGAACTAAAGAAAATTTATGAAACAAAAGGCATTACACCAGACAAGGATGTCATATGTTACTGTAGAATTGGAGAGAGATCTTCGCATACTTGGTTTGTTCTTAAATATTTACTTGGATATCCTCAGGTTAGAAACTATGATGGATCATGGACTGAATGGGGTAATATGATTGGAAACCCAATCGAAAAATAA
- a CDS encoding 4Fe-4S dicluster domain-containing protein — MSLLLKDKVYTVQSATSKRGVYPLHSYKLGLYRLPIKLEDSYEIDSIVSGFKKVFEMDKFADRIYATYRWKEENLPDPDDSGYKSIDLEVQVEIVTGEVVDMIYQIYPVEKYGDGLWVKDYRKKADANAKMIIDTILRNSVLADKMLEHDVKIKQMSQEQALKTLEEMTPLAQIVPNAKPKPKPAAPQPGQQVAQAEEPETPSGAKPGPIDVDFKSKLKVVETFTAPSSHKIKVFGQRKGNEILGIWGEFVSVDYDICVGDGACIDACPVKVYEWAEFAGNPASDKKPLMAREPDCIFCLACENVCPVQAIKISKKG; from the coding sequence ATGTCACTCCTGTTGAAGGATAAAGTGTATACAGTTCAATCGGCCACATCAAAAAGAGGAGTCTATCCTTTACACAGCTACAAACTTGGTCTTTATCGTCTTCCTATAAAACTTGAAGACAGCTATGAAATTGATTCTATTGTTTCTGGGTTTAAGAAAGTCTTTGAAATGGATAAATTTGCTGACAGGATTTATGCCACATATCGCTGGAAAGAAGAAAATTTGCCAGATCCAGATGATTCGGGATACAAGTCTATAGATCTCGAGGTTCAGGTTGAGATAGTAACTGGAGAAGTAGTAGACATGATCTATCAAATATATCCGGTTGAAAAATATGGTGATGGTCTCTGGGTTAAAGATTATCGAAAGAAAGCCGATGCAAATGCAAAGATGATAATTGATACAATTTTACGAAATAGTGTCCTTGCTGATAAAATGCTAGAGCACGATGTAAAAATAAAACAAATGTCACAAGAGCAAGCTCTGAAGACCTTGGAAGAAATGACTCCATTAGCTCAAATAGTTCCTAATGCAAAGCCAAAACCAAAACCGGCAGCTCCGCAGCCTGGACAACAGGTTGCACAAGCAGAAGAACCTGAAACACCTTCTGGAGCCAAGCCAGGTCCAATCGATGTTGACTTTAAATCAAAACTCAAAGTTGTTGAGACCTTCACTGCACCATCTAGTCATAAGATCAAAGTATTTGGTCAACGAAAGGGTAACGAAATACTTGGAATTTGGGGAGAATTTGTTTCAGTTGATTATGACATCTGTGTAGGTGATGGTGCATGCATAGATGCATGCCCTGTAAAAGTTTACGAATGGGCCGAGTTTGCAGGAAATCCAGCCTCTGATAAAAAACCATTGATGGCACGAGAGCCTGATTGTATATTCTGTCTAGCTTGTGAAAACGTATGCCCAGTTCAAGCAATAAAAATATCCAAGAAAGGATAA
- a CDS encoding cellulose synthase family protein, with translation MLTHVLPNTLTQFLWNVFIGMAMIITLYTCNFYYLVVIARRHKKNSSIELTETPTVTLQLPIYNEKYVASRLVDAVCALDYPKDKLCIQVLDDSTDETYDLLENLVSNYKNKGFDIHHIRRSNRKGYKAGALRNAMKFAKSDFIAIFDADFIPPTWFLKKALSYFSNSNIGLVQCRWGHINEKYSPLTKAQALSLDFHFLVEQKAKSNSHLFMSFNGTAGIWRTQCIEDAGGWHTATLVEDLDLSYRAQMKGWKCVFIPDIVVDAELPVQMNSAKRQQFRWAKGSIQCAVKLLGDVAIKKIPVDTKIQAFVQLTRHIVHPLVLAQFLILPILLASKINLYVISGLPALTIVAYLAMGPVAYILVIQQMYAKKWRSKTLSYLYLIIYSAGMSVNNTVAVFDALFGKKNEFLRTPKFGIIKNDDDWRDKAYALPFTKTTLLEIFFGVYGIVGMFVAIFSNNPIFVPIIGIQVAGFLYIAYLSISHSTFKKGKSRGRVESKAEKMANNYYKLALAGILGLIVIGVVMAFEEYGSTIYPLDQSRGILSRIQATSDPQIIANDIKTVQQLLPKSGNPVWIFPTQDTDFGMMQRDLSTMSSTLDKVSTTSADTAAFHTGMLNIHSQATTITFNLLDATPYMYVSISNMLFGVVWVAVIIGIFALLKKKKQSLDKDDES, from the coding sequence ATGCTTACACACGTTCTTCCTAATACCTTAACACAATTTCTCTGGAATGTTTTCATTGGGATGGCAATGATAATCACGCTCTATACTTGTAATTTTTATTATCTTGTTGTAATTGCCAGGCGCCATAAAAAAAATAGTTCTATAGAACTAACCGAGACTCCGACCGTCACGCTTCAACTCCCGATATACAATGAAAAATATGTTGCTTCTCGATTGGTTGATGCAGTTTGTGCATTAGATTATCCGAAAGATAAACTGTGCATCCAAGTACTTGATGATTCTACTGATGAGACGTATGATCTACTTGAGAATCTAGTTTCAAATTACAAAAACAAAGGATTTGACATCCATCATATAAGAAGATCAAACAGGAAAGGATACAAGGCAGGTGCACTTCGAAATGCAATGAAGTTTGCAAAGAGTGACTTTATTGCAATTTTTGATGCCGACTTTATTCCTCCAACATGGTTCCTCAAAAAAGCTTTGTCATACTTTTCTAATTCAAACATTGGATTGGTTCAATGTAGATGGGGCCATATTAACGAGAAATATTCCCCACTGACAAAGGCACAGGCCCTCAGCCTTGATTTTCATTTCCTGGTGGAACAAAAAGCAAAAAGCAATTCTCATCTCTTTATGAGTTTTAATGGTACTGCTGGTATATGGAGAACCCAGTGCATTGAGGATGCTGGAGGGTGGCACACTGCTACACTGGTTGAAGATCTAGACCTAAGTTATAGAGCACAGATGAAAGGTTGGAAATGTGTCTTTATTCCTGATATTGTAGTAGACGCAGAACTTCCGGTGCAGATGAATTCGGCAAAAAGGCAGCAATTTCGATGGGCAAAAGGTTCCATTCAGTGTGCAGTCAAATTACTTGGGGATGTTGCAATAAAGAAAATACCTGTCGACACAAAAATTCAGGCATTTGTTCAACTCACACGACATATTGTACATCCGCTAGTTCTTGCACAATTTTTAATTCTACCAATACTTTTGGCTTCAAAAATAAATCTCTATGTGATAAGTGGCTTGCCAGCACTCACAATAGTTGCTTACTTGGCAATGGGACCTGTGGCATACATCTTGGTCATTCAACAAATGTATGCAAAAAAATGGAGATCAAAGACACTTTCCTATTTGTATTTGATAATCTATTCTGCTGGCATGTCTGTAAACAATACCGTGGCAGTTTTTGATGCACTCTTTGGAAAAAAAAATGAGTTTTTACGTACACCGAAATTTGGAATAATAAAAAATGATGACGATTGGAGAGACAAGGCTTATGCTCTCCCATTTACAAAAACTACTCTTCTTGAGATATTTTTTGGTGTGTACGGAATAGTCGGCATGTTTGTCGCAATATTTTCTAATAATCCTATATTCGTACCAATAATAGGAATTCAGGTAGCTGGGTTTCTTTACATCGCATATCTTAGCATCTCGCATTCAACATTTAAAAAAGGCAAATCAAGAGGTAGAGTCGAATCAAAGGCAGAAAAAATGGCAAACAATTACTATAAACTAGCATTGGCAGGTATACTTGGATTGATCGTAATAGGTGTGGTCATGGCCTTTGAAGAATATGGAAGTACCATTTATCCGCTTGATCAATCTAGGGGAATTCTAAGTAGAATTCAGGCTACATCTGATCCGCAAATCATTGCCAATGATATCAAAACTGTACAACAACTACTTCCAAAGTCTGGGAACCCTGTTTGGATATTTCCTACACAAGATACAGACTTTGGGATGATGCAAAGAGATCTTAGTACGATGTCGTCTACACTTGACAAAGTTTCGACTACTTCTGCAGATACTGCCGCATTTCACACTGGAATGCTGAATATTCATTCTCAAGCTACTACTATAACATTCAACTTACTCGATGCTACGCCATACATGTACGTCAGCATTTCTAACATGTTATTTGGTGTTGTATGGGTTGCAGTAATTATTGGAATCTTTGCACTTTTGAAGAAGAAAAAACAGAGCCTTGACAAAGACGATGAAAGCTAG